The following are encoded in a window of Rosa chinensis cultivar Old Blush chromosome 4, RchiOBHm-V2, whole genome shotgun sequence genomic DNA:
- the LOC112199504 gene encoding aldehyde dehydrogenase family 3 member H1, which produces MAAKVGFDGEAAAALAKELRASFASSKTRSYEWRVSQLNGLLKLTTDHEAEIVDALNSDLSKPEFESLIYEICMVKSSCKLAIKQLKSWMKPKKAKPSMTTFPSSAKIVSEPLGVVLVISAWNYPFLLSLDPVVGAIAAGNAVVLKPSELAPATSSLLAKLLGKYMDSSSVRVVEGAVAETSALLEQKWDKICYTGNARVGRIVMASAAKHLTPVLLELGGKSPVVVDSGINLQVASRRIIVGKWGCNNGQACISPDYIITTKDFASKLVDAMKSELDSFYGKNPLQSKDLSRIVNYNHYARLTNLLDEDKVSGKVIHGGERDTSNLRIAPTILLDVPQDSLMMQEEIFGPLLPIIAVDKIEDSFDLINSGTKPLAAYLFTNSQKLKDQFVRNISAGGMVINDTTIHLAVPSLPFGGVGESGMGAYHGKFSFEAFSHKKAVVCRGFLGDASLRYPPYTEGKLSVLKALVGGDSIVDIIRSLF; this is translated from the coding sequence ATGGCGGCGAAGGTAGGTTTCGACGGAGAAGCAGCAGCGGCGCTGGCGAAGGAGCTCCGAGCCAGCTTCGCATCTTCCAAGACTCGGAGCTACGAATGGAGAGTGTCGCAGCTCAACGGCCTCCTCAAGCTCACCACCGATCACGAGGCCGAGATCGTCGACGCTCTCAACTCCGACCTCTCCAAGCCTGAATTCGAGTCCCTAATCTACGAGATATGCATGGTAAAGAGCTCGTGTAAATTGGCAATCAAACAACTCAAGTCATGGATGAAGCCAAAGAAGGCTAAACCTTCAATGACCACTTTCCCTTCGTCAGCTAAAATAGTGTCTGAGCCTCTTGGTGTTGTACTAGTAatttcagcatggaattatcctttCTTGTTGTCCCTTGATCCAGTCGTTGGAGCCATCGCAGCTGGTAATGCTGTGGTTCTAAAACCATCAGAACTTGCTCCTGCCACATCGTCATTGCTTGCAAAACTATTAGGAAAGTATATGGATAGTTCTTCTGTGAGAGTTGTTGAGGGGGCTGTTGCTGAAACATCTGCCCTATTGGAGCAGAAGTGGGACAAAATATGTTACACAGGCAACGCAAGAGTGGGAAGGATTGTGATGGCTAGTGCTGCAAAGCACCTTACACCTGTTcttttggagcttggaggaAAATctcctgttgttgttgattctGGCATTAACTTACAAGTCGCAAGTAGGCGGATAATTGTAGGAAAGTGGGGGTGTAATAATGGACAGGCTTGTATTTCCCCTGATTACATTATAACAACAAAAGATTTTGCTTCTAAATTGGTGGATGCCATGAAAAGTGAATTGGATAGCTTTTATGGGAAGAATCCGCTACAGTCAAAAGATCTGTCTCGTATAGTGAATTATAATCACTATGCTCGCTTGACAAATCTGTTGGATGAGGATAAGGTTTCTGGGAAGGTCATCCATGGAGGTGAAAGGGACACGAGCAACTTGAGGATAGCTCCCACCATCTTACTCGATGTCCCACAAGACTCCCTGATGATGCAGGAGGAGATCTTTGGTCCCTTGCTACCTATTATCGCGGTTGACAAGATAGAAGACAGCTTTGATTTGATAAACTCAGGAACAAAGCCGCTTGCTGCATATTTGTTTACCAACAGCCAGAAGCTGAAGGATCAGTTTGTAAGGAATATCTCTGCAGGAGGTATGGTTATCAATGACACTACCATTCATCTCGCTGTTCCCTCCTTGCCATTTGGAGGAGTTGGGGAAAGTGGAATGGGTGCATACCATGGGAAATTCTCTTTTGAAGCCTTCAGCCATAAGAAAGCAGTTGTTTGTCGAGGTTTTTTGGGAGATGCTTCTCTGAGGTACCCTCCATACACGGAGGGGAAGCTAAGTGTTCTAAAGGCTCTGGTCGGTGGTGATAGTATAGTGGACATAATCCGCTCTCTGTTCTGA
- the LOC112198529 gene encoding uncharacterized protein LOC112198529 codes for MMRLYNGFLDILKIQKFRRIVSYTGFYCFTAVLSYAYTSNTTRAGFSRGDQFYASYPAGTELLTDQAKLYKAALGNCFETEEWGPIEYCIMAKHFERQGKGPYAYHAQYMAHLLSLGQLDGSG; via the exons ATGATGAGGCTCTACAATGGCTTCCTTGACATTCTCAAGATTCAGAAGTTTCGGAGAATCGTGTCATATACTGGGTTCTACTGCTTCACAGCGGTCTTGAGCTACGCTTACACAAGCAACAC AACTAGAGCTGGGTTTTCCAGAGGTGACCAATTCTATGCGTCTTACCCGGCTGGAACTGAGCTCTTGACGGACCAAGCTAAG TTGTATAAAGCTGCCCTTGGTAATTGTTTTGAAACCGAAGAATGGGGTCCTATCGAGTACTGCATCATGGCTAAACACTTTGAGCGCCAAGGGAAAGGGCCTTATGCTTACCATGCC CAATACATGGCACATCTTCTGTCTCTTGGACAACTTGATGGAAGTGGCTAG
- the LOC112198527 gene encoding B3 domain-containing protein Os01g0723500 isoform X4: MARRACTSLPFHDGSVEEEKGPTFFKIIRPGFNTEHLRIPPAFRKHILHESIKRATLKLKNSSDTSWTVKVIITGRDIYLKDGWQEFLRDNSLGDSEFLVFRTHKAPTFPDNPKGPLARPPTGDHRYDLAVEAAHVLKSKGEHLPSYAAAAAFKSKFPYFAKVLAGSKMVAIPTHFYREIFSSSKYDELFLVTAKGKFTVTLLPCTDTVMLSGGWSSFRNDNQLQEDDICIFELVKENTMVVHIFRN; this comes from the exons ATGGCGAGAAGAGCTTGCACATCTCTTCCATTTCATGATGGTAGTGTTGAGGAGGAGAAGGGGCCTACCTTCTTCAAGATCATAAGGCCTGGATTCAACACTGAGCATTTG AGAATCCCACCTGCATTTCGGAAGCATATATTACATGAATCCATTAAGAGGGCAACCTTGAAATTGAAGAATTCATCAGATACTTCCTGGACTGTTAAAGTAATCATAACAGGAAGGGATATATATTTGAAGGATGGCTGGCAGGAGTTTTTAAGAGATAACTCCCTAGGTGATTCCGAGTTCTTAGTGTTTAG AACACATAAAGCACCCACCTTTCCAGACAATCCTAAAGGGCCTTTGGCAAGACCACCTACAG GTGATCATCGATATGACTTGGCTGTGGAAGCTGCTCATGTGCTTAAATCCAAAG GCGAGCACCTTCCAAGTTATGCAGCTGCTGCAGCTTTCAAATCCAAATTTCCTTACTTTGCAAAAGTTCTTGCAGGATCGAAGATGGTG GCAATTCCCACACATTTCTATAGGGAGATATTTTCTTCAAGCAAATATGATGAACTTTTCCTGGTGACTGCAAAGGGAAAATTCACAGTGACGCTTCTCCCATGCACTGATACAGTGATGTTGTCTGGAGGGTGGTCTTCCTTTAGAAATGACAACCAACTCCAAGAAGATGATATTTGCATCTTTGAGCTTGTGAAAGAAAACACCATGGTGGTTCACATTTTCCGAAACTGA
- the LOC112198527 gene encoding B3 domain-containing protein Os01g0723500 isoform X3 — MARRACTSLPFHDGSVEEEKGPTFFKIIRPGFNTEHLRIPPAFRKHILHESIKRATLKLKNSSDTSWTVKVIITGRDIYLKDGWQEFLRDNSLGDSEFLVFRTHKAPTFPDNPKGPLARPPTAAGDHRYDLAVEAAHVLKSKGEHLPSYAAAAAFKSKFPYFAKVLAGSKMVAIPTHFYREIFSSSKYDELFLVTAKGKFTVTLLPCTDTVMLSGGWSSFRNDNQLQEDDICIFELVKENTMVVHIFRN; from the exons ATGGCGAGAAGAGCTTGCACATCTCTTCCATTTCATGATGGTAGTGTTGAGGAGGAGAAGGGGCCTACCTTCTTCAAGATCATAAGGCCTGGATTCAACACTGAGCATTTG AGAATCCCACCTGCATTTCGGAAGCATATATTACATGAATCCATTAAGAGGGCAACCTTGAAATTGAAGAATTCATCAGATACTTCCTGGACTGTTAAAGTAATCATAACAGGAAGGGATATATATTTGAAGGATGGCTGGCAGGAGTTTTTAAGAGATAACTCCCTAGGTGATTCCGAGTTCTTAGTGTTTAG AACACATAAAGCACCCACCTTTCCAGACAATCCTAAAGGGCCTTTGGCAAGACCACCTACAG CTGCAGGTGATCATCGATATGACTTGGCTGTGGAAGCTGCTCATGTGCTTAAATCCAAAG GCGAGCACCTTCCAAGTTATGCAGCTGCTGCAGCTTTCAAATCCAAATTTCCTTACTTTGCAAAAGTTCTTGCAGGATCGAAGATGGTG GCAATTCCCACACATTTCTATAGGGAGATATTTTCTTCAAGCAAATATGATGAACTTTTCCTGGTGACTGCAAAGGGAAAATTCACAGTGACGCTTCTCCCATGCACTGATACAGTGATGTTGTCTGGAGGGTGGTCTTCCTTTAGAAATGACAACCAACTCCAAGAAGATGATATTTGCATCTTTGAGCTTGTGAAAGAAAACACCATGGTGGTTCACATTTTCCGAAACTGA
- the LOC112198527 gene encoding B3 domain-containing protein Os01g0723500 isoform X1, which yields MARRACTSLPFHDGSVEEEKGPTFFKIIRPGFNTEHLRIPPAFRKHILHESIKRATLKLKNSSDTSWTVKVIITGRDIYLKDGWQEFLRDNSLGDSEFLVFRYDKNMHFIINIFDKNCVERVNITDLRTHKAPTFPDNPKGPLARPPTAAGDHRYDLAVEAAHVLKSKGEHLPSYAAAAAFKSKFPYFAKVLAGSKMVAIPTHFYREIFSSSKYDELFLVTAKGKFTVTLLPCTDTVMLSGGWSSFRNDNQLQEDDICIFELVKENTMVVHIFRN from the exons ATGGCGAGAAGAGCTTGCACATCTCTTCCATTTCATGATGGTAGTGTTGAGGAGGAGAAGGGGCCTACCTTCTTCAAGATCATAAGGCCTGGATTCAACACTGAGCATTTG AGAATCCCACCTGCATTTCGGAAGCATATATTACATGAATCCATTAAGAGGGCAACCTTGAAATTGAAGAATTCATCAGATACTTCCTGGACTGTTAAAGTAATCATAACAGGAAGGGATATATATTTGAAGGATGGCTGGCAGGAGTTTTTAAGAGATAACTCCCTAGGTGATTCCGAGTTCTTAGTGTTTAGGTATGACAAAAATATGCATTTCATCATTaatatttttgacaaaaattgTGTTGAGAGAGTGAATATCACCGACCTCAGAACACATAAAGCACCCACCTTTCCAGACAATCCTAAAGGGCCTTTGGCAAGACCACCTACAG CTGCAGGTGATCATCGATATGACTTGGCTGTGGAAGCTGCTCATGTGCTTAAATCCAAAG GCGAGCACCTTCCAAGTTATGCAGCTGCTGCAGCTTTCAAATCCAAATTTCCTTACTTTGCAAAAGTTCTTGCAGGATCGAAGATGGTG GCAATTCCCACACATTTCTATAGGGAGATATTTTCTTCAAGCAAATATGATGAACTTTTCCTGGTGACTGCAAAGGGAAAATTCACAGTGACGCTTCTCCCATGCACTGATACAGTGATGTTGTCTGGAGGGTGGTCTTCCTTTAGAAATGACAACCAACTCCAAGAAGATGATATTTGCATCTTTGAGCTTGTGAAAGAAAACACCATGGTGGTTCACATTTTCCGAAACTGA
- the LOC112198527 gene encoding B3 domain-containing protein Os01g0723500 isoform X2: MARRACTSLPFHDGSVEEEKGPTFFKIIRPGFNTEHLRIPPAFRKHILHESIKRATLKLKNSSDTSWTVKVIITGRDIYLKDGWQEFLRDNSLGDSEFLVFRYDKNMHFIINIFDKNCVERVNITDLRTHKAPTFPDNPKGPLARPPTGDHRYDLAVEAAHVLKSKGEHLPSYAAAAAFKSKFPYFAKVLAGSKMVAIPTHFYREIFSSSKYDELFLVTAKGKFTVTLLPCTDTVMLSGGWSSFRNDNQLQEDDICIFELVKENTMVVHIFRN, translated from the exons ATGGCGAGAAGAGCTTGCACATCTCTTCCATTTCATGATGGTAGTGTTGAGGAGGAGAAGGGGCCTACCTTCTTCAAGATCATAAGGCCTGGATTCAACACTGAGCATTTG AGAATCCCACCTGCATTTCGGAAGCATATATTACATGAATCCATTAAGAGGGCAACCTTGAAATTGAAGAATTCATCAGATACTTCCTGGACTGTTAAAGTAATCATAACAGGAAGGGATATATATTTGAAGGATGGCTGGCAGGAGTTTTTAAGAGATAACTCCCTAGGTGATTCCGAGTTCTTAGTGTTTAGGTATGACAAAAATATGCATTTCATCATTaatatttttgacaaaaattgTGTTGAGAGAGTGAATATCACCGACCTCAGAACACATAAAGCACCCACCTTTCCAGACAATCCTAAAGGGCCTTTGGCAAGACCACCTACAG GTGATCATCGATATGACTTGGCTGTGGAAGCTGCTCATGTGCTTAAATCCAAAG GCGAGCACCTTCCAAGTTATGCAGCTGCTGCAGCTTTCAAATCCAAATTTCCTTACTTTGCAAAAGTTCTTGCAGGATCGAAGATGGTG GCAATTCCCACACATTTCTATAGGGAGATATTTTCTTCAAGCAAATATGATGAACTTTTCCTGGTGACTGCAAAGGGAAAATTCACAGTGACGCTTCTCCCATGCACTGATACAGTGATGTTGTCTGGAGGGTGGTCTTCCTTTAGAAATGACAACCAACTCCAAGAAGATGATATTTGCATCTTTGAGCTTGTGAAAGAAAACACCATGGTGGTTCACATTTTCCGAAACTGA